The following proteins are encoded in a genomic region of bacterium:
- a CDS encoding SPFH domain-containing protein has protein sequence MMAIAIGIICGVVVFVITFIKAMPIVWGVILAISAFIIVNLINIIIKSIHSIGPNEVGLIIKRFSISGKKLTNDCPIAFKGEPGYQARLLMPGLRWVFWPISRVEKHPWVQVPAGEIGVVISQIGKPLPVGAKSARYNPIFGNFTDIGVFLENGGEKGVQRPVLPPGTLAPIHPVAFLVITKERVYGIPISPELNIDVKRGEITPETFGLKREQLNVVRIEPEPGGNKEVLDMIGIVTTFEGNPLPPGTIASRIGDFEEVAENIEDNVIIERVLGTKNEVHNNYQDFQKFLDSGGRIGLQYDPLLYGAFNLNPFLVSVEKLPMLIVKQGEVSVVKSYVGKPTRDISGAEFKFGTLVRPGYRGIWNEPLRTGKYPINPRCYEAIIVPTSILTLNWATITSKAHELDKELNPIDAKSREGFEFKIDLQVQIHIPDTKAPRVISIVGSIQNLVNEVLQGAVGNHFRDKLQGMPAIKFIETRQQVQEEAFLHIKNLLSQYDVETKGVFIQDVILPQQLVNVLTDREIANQQIETYKKQKEAQEERIVMEKTKGTADQQAELARSQVGIEIKSNNARARKAEADGEATYIRETGFAKGAEVEAIGMARAKAYQGQVEALGKTETALVNAIVALAEAKARIAPETLVLSTGSTGSLEGLSASLMNYLGKIGKKELP, from the coding sequence ATGATGGCAATAGCAATTGGGATAATCTGTGGTGTTGTAGTTTTTGTAATAACCTTCATTAAGGCAATGCCAATAGTATGGGGGGTAATTCTTGCCATCTCTGCCTTTATTATTGTCAATCTTATCAATATTATTATAAAATCCATCCATTCAATTGGTCCAAATGAGGTTGGCTTAATCATCAAAAGGTTTTCCATAAGCGGAAAAAAATTAACTAATGATTGTCCTATTGCTTTCAAGGGAGAGCCAGGCTATCAGGCAAGGCTATTGATGCCAGGGCTGCGATGGGTATTCTGGCCTATATCACGGGTTGAAAAACACCCCTGGGTTCAGGTTCCTGCCGGTGAAATAGGGGTTGTGATCTCCCAGATTGGAAAGCCTCTGCCGGTGGGTGCAAAATCAGCAAGATACAATCCCATATTTGGCAATTTTACCGATATTGGGGTTTTCCTTGAAAATGGTGGAGAAAAGGGTGTTCAAAGGCCTGTCCTTCCCCCAGGAACATTAGCTCCCATTCATCCGGTTGCATTTCTTGTGATAACAAAGGAGCGGGTATATGGGATTCCTATATCGCCCGAGCTTAATATTGATGTAAAAAGAGGAGAGATTACACCCGAGACATTCGGGCTTAAGAGGGAGCAATTGAATGTAGTAAGGATTGAGCCAGAGCCAGGCGGAAATAAAGAGGTGCTTGATATGATCGGGATTGTTACAACATTTGAGGGAAATCCATTACCCCCCGGGACAATCGCAAGCCGAATTGGTGATTTTGAAGAGGTAGCCGAGAATATTGAGGATAATGTAATCATTGAAAGGGTTTTGGGAACAAAGAATGAGGTTCATAATAATTACCAGGATTTCCAGAAATTTTTGGATTCAGGAGGAAGGATTGGGCTTCAGTATGACCCCCTTCTTTATGGAGCATTTAACCTAAATCCATTTTTGGTTAGCGTGGAAAAGCTTCCCATGCTTATTGTAAAGCAGGGTGAGGTTTCAGTGGTAAAATCCTATGTAGGAAAGCCGACAAGGGATATTTCAGGGGCAGAATTTAAGTTTGGAACCTTAGTTAGGCCTGGATATAGAGGGATATGGAATGAGCCACTTAGAACAGGAAAATATCCCATAAACCCTCGCTGTTATGAGGCAATAATTGTTCCCACCTCTATCCTTACCTTAAATTGGGCAACCATAACCTCAAAGGCACATGAGCTTGACAAGGAGCTAAACCCAATAGATGCAAAGAGCAGAGAAGGATTTGAGTTTAAAATTGATCTTCAGGTACAAATCCATATCCCTGATACAAAGGCACCGCGGGTTATCTCCATTGTTGGCTCAATCCAGAATCTGGTAAATGAGGTATTGCAAGGTGCGGTGGGAAACCATTTTCGGGATAAGCTTCAGGGTATGCCTGCGATTAAGTTCATCGAGACAAGGCAGCAGGTTCAGGAGGAGGCATTTTTGCATATCAAGAACCTCCTTTCACAATATGATGTTGAGACAAAAGGGGTTTTTATCCAGGATGTCATCCTTCCCCAACAACTTGTAAATGTCCTTACCGATAGGGAGATTGCCAATCAACAAATTGAGACATACAAGAAGCAGAAAGAGGCACAGGAAGAGAGGATAGTGATGGAAAAGACAAAGGGAACCGCAGACCAGCAGGCAGAGCTCGCAAGGTCACAGGTGGGGATTGAGATAAAATCAAACAATGCAAGGGCAAGGAAGGCAGAGGCTGATGGAGAGGCAACCTATATTAGAGAAACAGGGTTTGCTAAGGGTGCTGAGGTTGAGGCAATTGGAATGGCAAGGGCAAAGGCTTATCAAGGTCAGGTTGAGGCATTAGGAAAAACAGAGACCGCTTTGGTTAATGCCATTGTTGCTCTGGCTGAGGCAAAGGCAAGAATTGCTCCAGAAACCCTTGTTTTAAGCACAGGAAGCACAGGAAGCCTTGAGGGCCTATCGGCAAGC